AAAACCATAGAGGTGGCAAGTTTTTCGCCTAATGCATGGGGTTTGTATGACATGCACGGCAATGTCTGGGAGTGGTGTGAGGACTGGTTTGGTGATTACCCATCAGGCCATGTTACAGCTCCTGAAGGCGTTTCTTCAGGCACGGCTCGCGTCCTGCGTGGCGGTTCCTGGCGCGATTACGCGAGGCACCTGCGATCCGCCTCCCGCGGCAGGTACGATCCAGGCTGCGGGTTCAACGGCATCGGGTTTCGTGTTGTGTGTTGTGTTGCCCGGGCTTATTAAACCTTATACCTTGACCCTTTTACACTTTATACAAAGCGGCCTGCATGCAGGCCGCTCCACGTAAATTTTTATAACCATGGCTAAAAAGACCGGACC
The genomic region above belongs to Syntrophales bacterium and contains:
- a CDS encoding formylglycine-generating enzyme family protein, encoding KTIEVASFSPNAWGLYDMHGNVWEWCEDWFGDYPSGHVTAPEGVSSGTARVLRGGSWRDYARHLRSASRGRYDPGCGFNGIGFRVVCCVARAY